The Flavobacterium sp. IMCC34852 genome contains the following window.
AAAGATACTCCGGCATTCATTGGAAATCGTATCGGTATTTTTGGAATTCAAAGTTTATTCCATTTGGTCAAAGAAATGGACTTAACCATAGAAGAAGTTGATAAATTAACCGGTCCGGTTATTGGTCGGCCAAAATCGGCTACTTTCCGTACCGTTGATGTCGTTGGTTTAGATACTTTGGTACACGTAGCCAACGGAATCTATGAAAATTGTCCAAACGACGAAGCACACGACTTATTCAAATTGCCTGATTTCATCAACAAGATGATGGAAAATAAATGGCTCGGTAGTAAAACCGGACAAGGATTCTACAAAAAAGAAGGCAAAGAAATTCTGTCACTCGATTTAAATACTTTAGAATACAGAGCAGCAAAAAAAGCCGCTTTCGGTACTTTAGAATTGACTAAAACCATCGACAAACCAATAGACCGATTCAAGGTTTTAGTCAAAGGTAAAGACAAAGCCGGTGAATTCTACAGAAAGAATTTCTCAGCCATGTTTGCTTATGTCTCTAACCGTGTTCCAGAAATCACAGATGATTTCTACAAAATAGACGACGCCATGAAAGCCGGATTCGGTTGGGAAAACGGACCATTCGAAATCTGGGACGCTATTGGAGTTCAAAAAGGAATTGAACTCATGGAAGCCGAAGGGTTAAAACCGGCTGCTTGGGTTGGTGAAATGTTGGCTTCAGGCAGTACAAGTTTTTATACAGTGAAAGAAGGCGCGACTTATTATTACAATAGCCAAACCAAATCACAAACCAAAGTTCCGGGTCAAGACAGTTTCATTATTCTAAACAACATTCGCGAAAGCAAGAAGGTTTGGAGCAACAGTGGTGCTGTAATTCATGATTTAGGTGATGGTATCTTAAACCTTGAATTTCAGTCGAAAATGAACACCATCGGCGGTGATGTTTTAGTCGGAATCAACAAAGCCATCGACCTTGCTGAAAAGCAATACAACGGATTGGTCATTGGAAATCAAGGTGCCAATTTCTCTGTGGGTGCCAATATCGGAATGATCTTCATGATGGCGGTTGAACAAGAATATGACGAACTCAACATGGCCATCAAAATGTTCCAAGACACCATGATGCGTTGTCGCTACTCGGCTATTCCGGTTATAGTTGCGCCACATGGCATGACATTGGGCGGTGGTTGCGAAATGACCATGCATGCTGATAAAGTAGTGGCCGCAGCTGAAACCTATATTGGTTTAGTAGAATTCGGTGTCGGCGTGATTCCCGGCGGTGGTGGTTCAAAAGAAATGACGTTACGCGCTTCCGACCTCTTCCGAAAAAACGATGTAGAGTTGAATACTTTGCAGGAATATTTCCTAACCGTTGCGATGGCCAAAGTAGCCACATCGGCTTACGAAGCGTTTGATATGGGTGTTTTGCAAAAAGGAAAAGACATCGTAGTGGTCAATAAAGACCGTCAAATAGCCGAAGCCAAGAAACACGCTTTGCTAATGGCCGAAGCCGGTTACACCCAACCTATCCCAAGAAAAGATGTAAAAGTTCTTGGTAAGCAAGCCTTAGGAATGTTCTTAGTGGGAACCGACCAAATGGTAGCCGGAAAATACATTTCGGAACACGATCAAAAAATTGCTAATAAATTGGCTTACGTAATGGCTGGTGGTGATTTATCGGAACCAACTTTAGTCTCTGAACAATACTTGTTAGACATTGAACGAGAAGCATTTTTATCGCTTTGCACCGAAAGAAAAACATTGGAGCGTATCCAATTCATGTTAACCAAAGGAAAACCTTTAAGAAACTAATCAAATGAAAACAGCCTATATAGTAAAAGCATACAGAACCGCGGTAGGTAAAGCCCCAAAGGGAGTTTTCCGTTTCAAAAGACCGGATGAATTAGCCGCAGAAACCATTCAGTACATGATGAATGAACTGCCTGATTTCGATAAATCCAGAATAGACGACGTCATGGTGGGTAACGCTATGCCTGAAGCTGAACAGGGATTAAACGTAGCCCGCTTGATTTCATTAATGGGATTAAAAGTGACCGATGTTCCCGGTGTAACCGTGAACCGTTATTGCGCTTCCGGACTGGAAACCATCGCGATGGCAACTTCCAAAATCCAAAGCGGAATGGCGGATTGCATCATCGCAGGCGGTGCCGAAAGCATGTCTTTCATTCCGATGGGCGGCTACAAACCAACACCGGATTACAGTGTTGCAGCCGAAGGTCACGAAGATTACTATTGGGGAATGGGTTTAACGGCAGAAGCTGTAGCCAAACAATTCAATGTGTCGCGTGAAGACCAAGATGAGTTCGCCCTAAATTCGCACTTAAAAGCCATCAAAGCACAAGCCGAAGGCAAATTCGACAAACAAATTGTGCCTATTACTATCGAACAAACGTTCATCAATGAAAATGGTAAAAAAGAAACCAAATCATACACTGTAACCAAAGACGAAGGACCAAGAGCCGATACCAATGCTGCAGCTTTAGGTAAGTTGCGCCCGGTATTCGCTGCTGATGGAAGTGTAACCGCCGGTAACTCTTCTCAAATGAGTGATGGTGCTGCTTTTGTCTTAATCATGAGCGAAGAAATGGTTAAAGAACTAAACCTTACTCCTATTGCCCGAATGGTAAGTTATGCCGCAGCCGGTGTTGAACCTAGAATCATGGGTATCGGTCCGGTTAAAGCCATTCCAAAAGCCTTGAAACAAGCTGGCTTGACTTTAAATGATATCAATTTAATCGAATTAAACGAGGCTTTTGCTTCTCAAGCTTTAGCGGTTACAAGAGAATTAGGCATCAATCCAGATATCGTAAACGTCAATGGTGGCGCCATTGCTTTAGGTCATCCGCTTGGTTGTACCGGTGCCAAACTTTCTGTACAATTATTTGACGAAATGAAACGCCGAGGTGACAAGTATGGAATCGTATCAATGTGTGTCGGAACCGGACAAGGTGCAGCGGGTATTTATGAAATATTATAATCAACAAACTAAAAAATAATAAAATGAGCGATATCACTCGTGGAGGTCAATTCCTCGTAAAAGAAACCAAATGCGAAGACATCTTCACTCCCGAAGATTTCTCGGAAGAACAAATCATGATGCGTGATTCTGTCAAAGAATTCGTCGACAAAGAAATTTGGCCCAACAAAGACCGTTTCGAAAAGAAAGATTACGCTTTCACTGAAGAAATGATGCGCAAAGCAGGTGAAATGGGCTTTCTAAGCGTAGCCGTTCCTGAAGCTTATGGCGGAATGGGCATGGGATTCGTGGATACTTGTTTGGTTTGCGATTATATTTCGGGCGCTACCGGTTCGTTCTCAACGGCTTTTGGTGCGCATACCGGAATTGGAACCATGCCAATTACTCTATACGGAACTGAGGAACAAAAACAGAAATACGTCCCTAAATTAGCTTCCGGCGAATGGTTTGGCGCTTACTGCTTAACCGAACCGGGCGCAGGATCTGATGCCAACTCAGGAAAGACCAAAGCCGTACTTTCCGAAGATGGCAAATATTACAGCATCACCGGACAAAAAATGTGGATTTCCAACGCCGGATTTTGTTCCCTATTTATCGTTTTTGCTCGTATCGAAGACGATAAAAACATCACCGGTTTCATTGTAGAAAATGACCCAAGTAACGGAATCACGATGAACGAAGAAGAACACAAACTAGGCATTCGTGCCTCTTCTACTCGCCAAGTTTTCTTTGCGGACACTAAAGTTCCCGTGGAAAATATGTTGGCCGGACGTGGCGAAGGTTTCAAGATTGCTATGAATGCGTTGAATGTTGGTCGTATCAAATTGGCTGCCGCTTGTTTGGATGCGCAACGTCGTGTGACTTCCAATGCCGTAAATTATGCCAACGAAAGAATACAGTTCAATACACCAATCTCCAGTTTTGGAGCGATTCGTTATAAATTAGCCGAAATGGCTACTTCCGCTTATGCCGGAGAAAGTGCTACTTATCGCGCTGCAAAAGACATTGAAAACCGCATCAAAATTCGCGAAGTGGAAGGTGCTTCACATCAAGAAGCCGAATTAAAAGGCGTTGAAGAATTCGCTATCGAATGTTCGATTCTAAAAGTAGCCGTTTCTGAAGACGTTCAAAATTGTGCTGACGAAGGCATTCAAATTTATGGTGGAATGGGATTCTCTGAAGATACGCCAATGGAAAGCGCTTGGCGTGATGCCCGTATAGCCCGTATTTACGAAGGAACCAATGAAATCAACCGAATGCTATCGGTAGGAATGCTAATCAAAAAAGCCATGAAAGGCCATGTGGATTTATTGGGACCGGCCATGAAAGTGCAGGAAGAATTAATGGGTATTCCATCCTTCGACACTCCTGATTATTCGGAATTATTTTCTGAAGAAAAAGAAATGGTGGCCAAATTGAAAAAAGCCTTCTTAATGGTAGCCGGAGCTGCGGTGCAAAAATACGGTATGGATTTAGACGCACACCAACAACTATTAATGGCTGCTGCCGATATGTTAATCGAAATTTATATTGCAGAAAGTACCATTTTAAGAACAGAAAAATTGGCTAAGAAAGAAGGTGAAACCAAAGTAACCGAGCAAATTGCGATGGCTAAACTATACTTATACAAAGCTGTAGACGTCGTGACTCAAAAAGGAAAAGAAAGCATTATTTCTTTTGCCGAAGGCGACGAACAACGCATGATGCTCATGGGATTACGCCGATTCACTAAATACACCAATATGCCTAATATAGTGGGCTTAAGAGAAACTATTACTGCCAAGTTAGTGGCGGAAAATAGCTATTGTTTTTAGATTTTTAGTTAAGTTAATTGTGTTGAAACCATCTGATTCGTCGGATGGTTTTTTTATTTAAGGCAAATCGCTATTTTAGTGGCTCAAAATTTAATCTTATGAAACTACTCGGAATAGGCTCCAGAATCAACCACGCCGAATACGGTAAAGGTGTGGTAACCAATGTATCATCCAAGGATTATTGGGTAACTTTTATAGAAAACGGTTTAGAAACCATTGCCATCGACAGTGAATTTGAAGTCATAGAACACGCCGAAAACGAAGTGGACACCGTTAGTTTTTACGATGTAGAACAAAGTTTATTATCGATCTTAAAAAAATGGAACGGTTTAGGCGAACCGGTGGCTATTGGCGACAAATGGAAAGGCGGCAACATGAAACTAGAACCCGGACAACCCGGATTAGCCGCCAAAGATGTGCCGATTGATACTTTTTTCCACAAAATTGTGATGCTGCGCGACAGACTTCGTGTGATGGAACAAAAAATAAATGCCAGCAACTTAGAAGAAATCGAAAAAGTCGAATTGCAACAATACATTACTCGTATTTACGGTAGTTTAACTACTTTCAATGTATTATTTAAATCGCAAACTGATTATTTCGTAGGCGAAAAGTCTAAATAAACTTTAACCTAATTTTAGAGGGATTGTGCTTGGTAATTGCGTACTTTTATCTCTCTTAAAAGAAAATGTTATGAAAAAAATAGTCTTAGGAATTTTAGCAGTCGGATTGCTGATTT
Protein-coding sequences here:
- a CDS encoding acyl-CoA dehydrogenase family protein; the protein is MSDITRGGQFLVKETKCEDIFTPEDFSEEQIMMRDSVKEFVDKEIWPNKDRFEKKDYAFTEEMMRKAGEMGFLSVAVPEAYGGMGMGFVDTCLVCDYISGATGSFSTAFGAHTGIGTMPITLYGTEEQKQKYVPKLASGEWFGAYCLTEPGAGSDANSGKTKAVLSEDGKYYSITGQKMWISNAGFCSLFIVFARIEDDKNITGFIVENDPSNGITMNEEEHKLGIRASSTRQVFFADTKVPVENMLAGRGEGFKIAMNALNVGRIKLAAACLDAQRRVTSNAVNYANERIQFNTPISSFGAIRYKLAEMATSAYAGESATYRAAKDIENRIKIREVEGASHQEAELKGVEEFAIECSILKVAVSEDVQNCADEGIQIYGGMGFSEDTPMESAWRDARIARIYEGTNEINRMLSVGMLIKKAMKGHVDLLGPAMKVQEELMGIPSFDTPDYSELFSEEKEMVAKLKKAFLMVAGAAVQKYGMDLDAHQQLLMAAADMLIEIYIAESTILRTEKLAKKEGETKVTEQIAMAKLYLYKAVDVVTQKGKESIISFAEGDEQRMMLMGLRRFTKYTNMPNIVGLRETITAKLVAENSYCF
- a CDS encoding acetyl-CoA C-acyltransferase — protein: MKTAYIVKAYRTAVGKAPKGVFRFKRPDELAAETIQYMMNELPDFDKSRIDDVMVGNAMPEAEQGLNVARLISLMGLKVTDVPGVTVNRYCASGLETIAMATSKIQSGMADCIIAGGAESMSFIPMGGYKPTPDYSVAAEGHEDYYWGMGLTAEAVAKQFNVSREDQDEFALNSHLKAIKAQAEGKFDKQIVPITIEQTFINENGKKETKSYTVTKDEGPRADTNAAALGKLRPVFAADGSVTAGNSSQMSDGAAFVLIMSEEMVKELNLTPIARMVSYAAAGVEPRIMGIGPVKAIPKALKQAGLTLNDINLIELNEAFASQALAVTRELGINPDIVNVNGGAIALGHPLGCTGAKLSVQLFDEMKRRGDKYGIVSMCVGTGQGAAGIYEIL
- a CDS encoding 3-hydroxyacyl-CoA dehydrogenase/enoyl-CoA hydratase family protein: MKRIIKKVAVVGSGIMGSGIACHFANIGVEVLLLDIVPNALTEAEEKKGLTLESKVVRNRLVNDHLANALKSNPSPIYSQKFASRITTGNTTDDMAKIANYDWIIEVVVERLDIKKLVFEQIDQYRKPGTLVTSNTSGIPIKFMSEGRSEDFQAHFCGTHFFNPARYLKLFEIIPGPKTSNEVLDFLFDYGSKYLGKTSVVAKDTPAFIGNRIGIFGIQSLFHLVKEMDLTIEEVDKLTGPVIGRPKSATFRTVDVVGLDTLVHVANGIYENCPNDEAHDLFKLPDFINKMMENKWLGSKTGQGFYKKEGKEILSLDLNTLEYRAAKKAAFGTLELTKTIDKPIDRFKVLVKGKDKAGEFYRKNFSAMFAYVSNRVPEITDDFYKIDDAMKAGFGWENGPFEIWDAIGVQKGIELMEAEGLKPAAWVGEMLASGSTSFYTVKEGATYYYNSQTKSQTKVPGQDSFIILNNIRESKKVWSNSGAVIHDLGDGILNLEFQSKMNTIGGDVLVGINKAIDLAEKQYNGLVIGNQGANFSVGANIGMIFMMAVEQEYDELNMAIKMFQDTMMRCRYSAIPVIVAPHGMTLGGGCEMTMHADKVVAAAETYIGLVEFGVGVIPGGGGSKEMTLRASDLFRKNDVELNTLQEYFLTVAMAKVATSAYEAFDMGVLQKGKDIVVVNKDRQIAEAKKHALLMAEAGYTQPIPRKDVKVLGKQALGMFLVGTDQMVAGKYISEHDQKIANKLAYVMAGGDLSEPTLVSEQYLLDIEREAFLSLCTERKTLERIQFMLTKGKPLRN